One Candidatus Woesearchaeota archaeon genomic window carries:
- a CDS encoding serine/threonine-protein phosphatase: MKPIKGMDRAELEKELGRLRREIEHFQNLAGLTLPRQDSFPQLPGIDYYVRSQPLQGKVSGDLAITINFHEHNLAKKIERALEQNNQQLAAALSKNLDRFGILIADVAGHRITDSTMGVYLYAAFKMGIGYELEQHGEITPRLFEKLNTRLYNLVSHSTMASPPFVTMIYGEVANDGRFRYLLAGHPPPLVFSNENNRLEKLDGKYTAASTFLGVLPSRYHHDIEHFEPTFGTKDHYAVNEIALLGQGDIMLLYTDGLTEQKKGAMNFAGTGLEPLLQEVKAEKAKTIYQAIMKELRRHSDDDVTIAVIKKK, from the coding sequence ATGAAACCAATCAAAGGTATGGATAGGGCTGAACTGGAAAAGGAACTGGGGCGTCTAAGGCGTGAAATTGAGCATTTTCAGAATCTGGCAGGCCTGACTCTGCCGCGCCAGGACAGCTTTCCCCAGCTTCCTGGGATAGATTACTATGTGCGCTCCCAGCCGCTGCAGGGCAAGGTGTCAGGTGACCTTGCAATCACCATAAATTTCCATGAGCATAACCTTGCCAAGAAAATTGAGCGCGCCTTGGAGCAAAACAACCAGCAATTGGCAGCAGCCTTGTCAAAAAACCTTGACCGCTTCGGCATATTGATTGCAGATGTGGCTGGCCACAGGATAACTGACAGCACGATGGGCGTATATCTTTACGCCGCCTTCAAGATGGGCATTGGCTATGAGCTCGAGCAGCATGGCGAAATCACACCGCGGCTTTTTGAAAAGCTCAATACGCGGCTGTACAACCTTGTCAGCCACTCAACAATGGCCAGCCCGCCCTTTGTGACAATGATTTATGGCGAGGTTGCAAATGACGGCAGGTTCAGGTACCTCCTTGCAGGCCATCCTCCTCCTCTTGTTTTTTCCAATGAAAATAACCGGCTCGAGAAGTTGGACGGAAAGTACACTGCTGCTTCCACCTTTCTCGGCGTCCTGCCCTCAAGATACCACCATGATATTGAGCATTTCGAGCCCACATTTGGCACAAAGGACCATTATGCTGTAAACGAAATAGCCTTGCTCGGCCAGGGAGACATAATGCTGCTTTATACCGACGGCCTGACAGAGCAGAAAAAGGGCGCAATGAACTTCGCGGGCACCGGGCTCGAGCCTCTGTTGCAGGAAGTAAAGGCTGAGAAGGCCAAGACAATTTACCAGGCAATTATGAAAGAGCTGCGCAGGCATAGTGACGATGATGTAACCATAGCGGTCATAAAGAAAAAATAA
- the dnaK gene encoding molecular chaperone DnaK produces MAKIIGIDLGTSNSAAAFLEAGRPKIIPSAEGASLYGKAFPSVVAFTKDNQMLVGEPAKRQAVSNPDGTIFAAKRKMGTSHKYKVHGKDYTPQQISAYVLQKIKKDAEEFLGEKIEKAVITVPAYFDDNQRQATKDAGTIAGLEVVRIINEPTAASLAYGLDKVDKEQKILVFDFGGGTLDVTIMEFGQGVFEVKSTSGDTQLGGTDMDKAVVDWVVKEFKKQENVDISKDSMAMQRVREAAEKAKIELSTTLDTDLNLPFITATNDGPKHLTMKLRRSQLEELVRPIIDKCRHPVEQALKDAKLTRNDVDKIIMVGGPTRMPILQKFVEDMLGKKVERGVDPMECVAMGAAIQAGVLSGEVKDILLLDVTPLSLGIETLGGVFTKLIERNATIPTKKSQTFSTAADNQPAVTIRVFQGERPMANDNKLLGQFDLVGIPPAPRGIPKIEVTFDIDANGIVHVTAHDLGTGKQQSIKITASQKLSDDEIERMKKQAEEHADEDKKRKEEAEVINQADTLVYSSEKLFKDFEGKVKADELEPVKGEIAELKKLLEAESKDASAIKAKTDSINEKIQKLSTELYSRVQQEQAAQAADPGNGHAEHGDSHGNDSPGDEKVVDAEYEVKDKEGKGAEGDRKAGKKK; encoded by the coding sequence ATGGCAAAAATAATTGGGATAGACTTAGGTACCAGCAATTCAGCAGCAGCATTTTTGGAGGCGGGCAGGCCGAAGATCATACCGAGCGCTGAAGGTGCATCTTTGTATGGAAAGGCGTTTCCGAGCGTGGTTGCGTTCACAAAAGACAACCAGATGCTCGTTGGCGAGCCGGCCAAAAGGCAGGCAGTGAGCAATCCTGACGGAACAATTTTCGCAGCCAAGCGAAAGATGGGAACAAGCCACAAGTACAAGGTGCATGGCAAGGATTACACGCCACAGCAGATTTCTGCATATGTGCTCCAGAAAATCAAGAAGGATGCGGAGGAATTCCTGGGGGAAAAGATTGAAAAGGCAGTTATAACAGTGCCTGCATATTTTGATGATAACCAGAGGCAGGCGACAAAGGACGCAGGGACAATTGCTGGCCTTGAAGTTGTGAGGATAATCAATGAGCCAACTGCAGCCAGCCTTGCATATGGCCTGGACAAGGTTGACAAGGAGCAGAAAATTCTTGTTTTTGATTTTGGCGGCGGGACGCTTGATGTGACAATAATGGAATTTGGCCAGGGAGTGTTTGAAGTCAAGTCAACTTCAGGCGATACGCAGCTCGGCGGCACAGACATGGACAAGGCTGTTGTTGACTGGGTGGTAAAGGAATTCAAGAAGCAGGAAAATGTTGACATATCCAAGGACAGCATGGCCATGCAAAGGGTTAGGGAGGCAGCTGAAAAGGCAAAGATTGAGCTGTCAACAACATTGGATACTGACCTGAACCTTCCGTTCATTACTGCAACAAACGACGGGCCAAAGCATTTGACCATGAAATTGAGGAGGAGTCAGCTTGAGGAGCTTGTCAGGCCGATTATAGACAAGTGCAGGCACCCTGTTGAACAGGCATTGAAGGATGCCAAGCTCACCAGGAATGATGTTGACAAGATTATCATGGTCGGCGGCCCGACAAGGATGCCCATCCTGCAGAAATTTGTGGAAGACATGCTGGGCAAAAAAGTCGAGAGGGGCGTTGACCCAATGGAATGCGTTGCAATGGGTGCAGCCATCCAGGCAGGCGTGCTGTCTGGCGAAGTGAAAGATATACTTTTGCTTGATGTGACGCCTCTTTCCCTTGGCATTGAGACTCTGGGAGGCGTGTTCACTAAATTGATAGAGAGGAATGCGACTATCCCAACTAAGAAAAGCCAGACTTTCTCAACAGCAGCTGACAACCAGCCTGCTGTGACAATAAGGGTATTCCAGGGAGAAAGGCCGATGGCGAATGACAACAAATTGCTGGGCCAGTTTGACCTTGTTGGAATTCCACCCGCACCAAGAGGCATCCCGAAGATTGAAGTCACTTTTGACATTGATGCAAATGGCATTGTGCATGTTACAGCACATGACTTAGGAACAGGCAAGCAGCAGTCCATCAAGATAACAGCAAGCCAGAAGCTGAGCGACGATGAGATTGAGCGGATGAAAAAGCAGGCTGAAGAGCATGCGGATGAGGACAAGAAAAGAAAGGAAGAGGCTGAAGTGATCAACCAGGCTGACACACTTGTCTATTCCAGCGAAAAATTGTTCAAGGACTTTGAAGGCAAGGTCAAGGCAGATGAGCTCGAGCCTGTGAAAGGGGAGATTGCAGAGCTGAAAAAGCTGCTTGAGGCTGAAAGCAAGGATGCATCAGCAATCAAGGCAAAGACGGATAGCATCAATGAGAAAATCCAGAAGCTGAGCACAGAGCTTTATTCCAGGGTGCAGCAAGAGCAGGCAGCGCAGGCTGCTGATCCCGGCAACGGCCATGCCGAGCATGGCGACAGCCATGGAAATGACAGTCCCGGCGACGAAAAAGTTGTGGATGCTGAATATGAAGTGAAGGACAAGGAAGGGAAAGGCGCGGAAGGTGACAGGAAAGCCGGGAAGAAGAAGTAA
- a CDS encoding EamA family transporter: MEWIIFGLLLAAAYSVAQLWAKKSMQKADALIFFLIYNSVFAILSLIGMIIFWDKVSLPLALIPLYIFSGILILIEELLFLKSLKYASVGETIPLLSLTPLFTTLLAFYWLGEAPGQTGLIGISAIVLGTYILNAGDSGGNLLTPIMTIFRNRGSRYMFYVALLYGLGSVIDKYMVTHTNFESYLMLWSFFVLPFAAFYVRKHHQRIDFSKYKWELRHGAIYAAILVVVYAIHLYTLTLTYVAYVIAIKRLAILFSVVVAFFLFRERKNFVYHLAGTALMVWGVFLLVS, from the coding sequence ATGGAATGGATCATCTTCGGGCTGCTCCTTGCAGCCGCTTACTCTGTGGCCCAGCTTTGGGCAAAGAAATCCATGCAAAAGGCTGATGCATTGATTTTCTTTCTCATCTACAACTCGGTATTTGCCATTCTGAGCCTTATTGGCATGATTATTTTCTGGGACAAGGTGTCGCTGCCGTTAGCCCTCATCCCTCTCTACATATTTTCAGGAATCCTGATCCTCATAGAAGAACTTCTGTTCCTCAAATCCTTGAAGTATGCTTCAGTTGGCGAGACAATTCCCCTGCTTTCCCTCACACCATTATTCACCACGCTCCTGGCTTTCTACTGGCTCGGGGAAGCGCCCGGGCAAACAGGGTTGATCGGGATTAGTGCGATAGTTCTTGGAACGTACATCCTCAACGCAGGGGACAGTGGCGGAAATTTGCTCACCCCAATCATGACAATTTTCCGGAACAGGGGCTCAAGGTATATGTTCTATGTCGCATTGCTCTATGGCCTGGGCTCTGTCATTGACAAGTACATGGTCACCCACACAAATTTTGAGTCATACCTCATGTTGTGGTCTTTTTTTGTCCTTCCATTTGCAGCCTTTTATGTGAGAAAGCACCACCAGCGCATTGATTTTTCAAAGTACAAATGGGAATTACGGCATGGCGCCATATATGCCGCAATTTTGGTTGTTGTGTATGCAATCCACTTGTACACTTTGACATTGACATATGTGGCTTATGTCATTGCAATAAAGCGCCTGGCAATCCTGTTTTCCGTTGTCGTGGCATTTTTCCTTTTCAGGGAAAGGAAGAACTTTGTCTACCATCTTGCCGGAACAGCGTTGATGGTTTGGGGGGTTTTCTTGTTAGTCTCATAA
- the grpE gene encoding nucleotide exchange factor GrpE, translated as MTKKKHEHAEEKEPKKEAVQDPKDVQIAELTDTLQRLQAEFENYKKRVDKEKESFAKYCNGKMVARLLPLLDSFEQAIKNGNGADIEKFRKGIELIYAQLYSLLEADGLRPIKAVGEKFDPYRHEVLMQAESDKDDTILEEFQKGYMLGDSVLRHSKVKIGKKKPENLAGEEKNET; from the coding sequence ATGACCAAGAAAAAGCACGAGCACGCTGAGGAAAAAGAGCCAAAAAAAGAGGCCGTGCAGGATCCTAAGGATGTTCAAATTGCAGAGCTGACAGACACCCTGCAAAGGCTCCAGGCAGAGTTTGAGAATTACAAGAAAAGAGTGGACAAGGAAAAAGAGAGTTTTGCAAAGTACTGCAATGGAAAGATGGTTGCAAGGCTTTTGCCGCTGCTGGACAGCTTTGAGCAGGCCATCAAGAATGGCAATGGCGCAGATATTGAAAAGTTCAGGAAAGGCATTGAATTGATTTATGCCCAGCTGTATTCACTGCTTGAGGCAGATGGCTTAAGGCCTATCAAGGCTGTTGGAGAAAAATTTGACCCTTACAGGCATGAAGTGCTGATGCAGGCTGAAAGCGACAAGGATGACACCATACTTGAGGAATTCCAGAAAGGATACATGCTCGGGGATTCGGTCTTACGGCACAGCAAAGTGAAAATCGGCAAGAAAAAGCCAGAAAATCTTGCAGGAGAGGAAAAGAATGAAACCTAA
- a CDS encoding adenylyltransferase/cytidyltransferase family protein — translation MKKSTRTALFLGRFQPFHLGHLWVVKKLSRDYTEVLILVGTRQKKGRNNPFTYSERNQMIKAALRKLKIKNCQLIGIPDTKSDAVWMRKFRKAVPNNSIMFSGNNDMLVLFRKHKFPIRKVDIYRGISGTKVRRIITRNGNWKKYVDKMVAEFLEQNHLLGKVRK, via the coding sequence ATGAAAAAAAGCACAAGGACAGCCTTGTTTTTAGGAAGGTTCCAGCCATTCCATCTGGGCCACCTTTGGGTAGTCAAGAAGCTAAGCAGGGATTATACCGAGGTTTTAATCCTTGTCGGGACACGCCAGAAAAAAGGCAGGAACAACCCATTCACTTATTCTGAAAGAAATCAGATGATAAAAGCTGCTTTGCGAAAGCTCAAGATAAAAAATTGCCAGCTTATTGGAATCCCGGATACCAAAAGCGATGCAGTCTGGATGCGAAAATTCCGAAAGGCTGTGCCAAACAATTCCATCATGTTTTCGGGCAACAATGACATGCTGGTCTTGTTCAGAAAACACAAATTCCCTATCAGGAAAGTCGACATCTATCGCGGCATTTCCGGCACAAAAGTCAGGAGAATTATCACCAGGAACGGAAACTGGAAGAAATACGTCGACAAAATGGTTGCGGAATTCCTGGAGCAGAATCATCTGCTTGGCAAGGTTAGGAAATAA
- a CDS encoding NUDIX hydrolase codes for MKPKRYPIATTGVVVANRKNEILLLKRTNNPYKGYWTIPGGHIEWDEDVAKCAIRETEEETGIKLDKISFLRYNQEIDRKRDWHAIAIVFHAKTSKKPKKRTNEASEIRFFSEKDAKKLKIAFGHGKTIKEYYSKSAG; via the coding sequence ATGAAACCTAAAAGATATCCAATTGCAACAACAGGCGTTGTTGTGGCAAACAGGAAGAATGAGATTTTGCTGCTCAAGAGAACCAATAATCCATACAAAGGCTACTGGACAATTCCCGGCGGGCATATTGAATGGGATGAAGATGTGGCAAAATGCGCCATCAGGGAAACAGAAGAAGAGACTGGAATCAAGCTTGACAAGATCAGCTTCCTGAGGTATAACCAGGAGATAGACAGGAAGAGGGATTGGCACGCAATTGCAATTGTTTTTCACGCCAAGACATCAAAGAAGCCAAAAAAGAGGACAAATGAGGCCAGCGAAATCAGGTTTTTCAGCGAAAAGGATGCAAAAAAACTAAAGATAGCATTTGGGCACGGCAAGACAATCAAGGAGTACTACTCAAAATCTGCAGGGTGA
- the dnaJ gene encoding molecular chaperone DnaJ, translated as MAGEKDYYKILGVEKGASKEDIRKAYKNLAKKYHPDLNKSPDATEKFKEINEAAAVLADDQKRQQYDAYGTTAEQFGGAGFDFRDFMSGHDFDFDTIFDSFFGEGGSIFGGQDIFGRGRRRSRGPRRGEDLRYDIELELEDAAFGAKKEIVIPKLETCNKCNGKGAKDHEDIQDCPECHGSGYVQETRRVAFGVFATTSPCRKCNASGKFIKNRCMHCEGTGRLEKTSRIEVEIPPGVDEGTRMRVAGEGQAGERNAPPGDLYVVLHINEHRIFERRGEDIYVEVPINFTTAALGGEIEVPTLEGKATLKIPEGTQSHTVFKMRNKGMPRLHGHGYGDELVKVKVVVPERLTKKQQEIIEELADELGEEVKPPKSFFKKIREAF; from the coding sequence ATGGCAGGGGAAAAAGACTACTACAAAATTCTCGGCGTTGAAAAGGGTGCAAGCAAAGAGGACATTAGAAAAGCCTACAAGAACCTTGCCAAGAAATACCACCCGGACCTCAATAAAAGCCCGGATGCCACTGAAAAGTTCAAGGAAATCAACGAGGCTGCGGCTGTGCTTGCTGACGACCAGAAGCGGCAGCAATATGATGCCTATGGCACAACAGCCGAGCAGTTCGGCGGGGCAGGATTTGACTTCCGCGATTTCATGAGCGGCCATGACTTTGATTTTGACACTATTTTTGACAGCTTTTTCGGGGAAGGCGGCTCAATTTTCGGGGGCCAGGATATTTTTGGGAGGGGCAGGAGAAGGTCAAGAGGCCCAAGAAGGGGCGAGGACCTGAGGTATGACATCGAGCTTGAGCTCGAAGACGCTGCTTTTGGCGCAAAGAAGGAGATTGTCATACCTAAGCTGGAAACCTGCAACAAATGCAACGGCAAAGGCGCCAAGGACCATGAGGACATACAGGACTGCCCGGAATGCCACGGCTCAGGGTATGTCCAGGAAACCAGAAGGGTTGCATTCGGGGTTTTTGCAACAACATCGCCATGCAGAAAATGTAATGCATCCGGCAAGTTTATCAAAAATAGGTGCATGCACTGCGAAGGCACCGGCAGGCTTGAAAAAACAAGCAGGATTGAGGTGGAAATTCCGCCGGGAGTGGATGAAGGGACAAGGATGAGGGTTGCGGGCGAAGGCCAGGCCGGGGAAAGGAATGCGCCTCCTGGCGACCTGTATGTTGTCCTGCACATCAACGAGCACAGGATTTTTGAAAGAAGAGGGGAGGACATCTATGTTGAAGTGCCCATTAATTTCACAACTGCGGCATTGGGCGGTGAAATTGAAGTTCCAACACTGGAAGGCAAGGCGACCCTGAAAATACCGGAGGGAACGCAAAGCCACACTGTTTTCAAGATGAGGAACAAGGGAATGCCAAGATTGCACGGGCATGGATATGGCGACGAGCTTGTGAAGGTCAAAGTGGTTGTCCCGGAAAGGCTCACAAAAAAACAGCAGGAGATTATTGAGGAATTGGCAGATGAGCTTGGGGAAGAAGTCAAGCCGCCAAAGTCATTCTTCAAGAAGATAAGGGAAGCGTTCTAG